The Aminithiophilus ramosus genome contains a region encoding:
- a CDS encoding ABC transporter substrate-binding protein: protein MRNGAREMTMKKRLFALFFVLSMLSVVVPGAPGSEAMTLRLEGGNIGVPNPFRHTRRGPGVARMQILYDSLLEKGEEGDIPWLAKSWDVNEDGTVYVFHLREDVFWHDGKPLTAEDVAFTFGYYRKHPPVYGGLTAGGDYIVTDARVLDPHTVVMTLPRYDNTFLPSVGLARILPKHIWESVEDPIAYDGEGLTVGSGPYRMESYDANQGAYRYVAFDRYWGPKPAAEAIEWVPTGDRVLAFEQGDIDLINAPVDLLPRYRNDAAFAIKTVPSLHSYRLMMNMEAVQELRDADVRRAIACAVDREGMVRAIARGSATVSSMGYVPAESPWFNPNIGRYPHDPARAKALLGGRKLAVALLTDNSPEGTKTAELIKLSLASVGVDVVVRSVESRTRDNAMSTGDYELLLVNFGGMGGDPDFLRALYGEEAGLIKGWANEELARLLRAQATERDRDARKAMIFRVQEIVADEVPVVMLFGAVDNFVYRSGKYDGWMCRYDHNKVDHNKLSYLVKE from the coding sequence ATGCGTAACGGCGCGAGGGAGATGACGATGAAAAAGAGGTTATTCGCCCTGTTCTTTGTCTTGTCCATGCTCTCGGTGGTCGTGCCGGGGGCGCCCGGTTCCGAGGCGATGACCTTGAGGCTGGAGGGAGGAAATATCGGCGTGCCCAATCCTTTCAGACATACGAGGCGAGGGCCCGGCGTCGCGCGCATGCAGATTCTGTACGACTCCCTGCTGGAAAAGGGCGAGGAGGGGGATATTCCGTGGCTCGCGAAGAGCTGGGATGTGAACGAAGACGGAACCGTCTACGTCTTCCATCTCCGGGAGGACGTGTTCTGGCATGACGGGAAGCCTCTGACGGCGGAAGATGTCGCCTTCACCTTCGGATACTACCGGAAGCACCCGCCGGTCTACGGCGGTCTTACGGCAGGCGGCGACTATATCGTGACCGACGCGAGGGTTCTCGACCCTCACACGGTCGTGATGACGCTTCCCCGATACGACAACACCTTTCTTCCGAGCGTCGGTCTTGCGCGAATCCTTCCGAAGCATATCTGGGAGAGCGTCGAGGACCCGATAGCCTACGACGGCGAAGGGCTCACGGTCGGAAGCGGCCCGTACAGGATGGAAAGCTACGACGCGAATCAGGGAGCGTACCGGTATGTCGCTTTCGACCGCTACTGGGGGCCGAAGCCCGCCGCAGAGGCTATCGAGTGGGTGCCCACGGGAGACAGAGTGCTCGCCTTCGAACAGGGAGATATCGATCTGATCAACGCCCCGGTCGATCTGCTGCCCCGCTACCGGAACGATGCCGCCTTCGCGATAAAGACGGTACCCTCCCTGCACAGCTACCGGCTGATGATGAATATGGAGGCGGTTCAGGAACTTCGAGACGCGGATGTCAGAAGGGCGATCGCATGCGCCGTCGACCGCGAGGGGATGGTGAGAGCGATTGCGCGCGGATCGGCCACGGTCAGCAGCATGGGGTACGTGCCGGCCGAGAGTCCTTGGTTCAACCCGAATATCGGACGCTATCCCCACGACCCCGCGAGGGCGAAGGCGCTGCTCGGCGGAAGGAAGCTCGCGGTCGCGCTGTTGACGGACAACTCTCCCGAGGGGACGAAGACCGCCGAGCTGATCAAGCTTTCTCTCGCCTCGGTCGGCGTCGATGTCGTCGTGAGAAGCGTCGAGAGCAGGACGAGGGACAATGCCATGAGTACGGGCGACTACGAGTTACTGCTGGTCAACTTCGGCGGGATGGGGGGCGACCCGGATTTCCTTCGCGCGCTCTACGGCGAGGAGGCGGGGCTGATCAAGGGCTGGGCGAACGAGGAGCTCGCCCGGCTTCTGAGGGCCCAGGCGACGGAGCGTGATCGCGACGCCAGAAAGGCGATGATCTTCAGGGTCCAGGAGATCGTCGCGGACGAAGTTCCCGTCGTGATGCTCTTTGGCGCCGTCGACAACTTCGTCTACCGGAGCGGGAAATATGACGGCTGGATGTGCCGGTACGACCACAACAAGGTGGATCACAACAAGCTTTCGTATCTGGTCAAAGAGTAG
- a CDS encoding class I SAM-dependent methyltransferase, whose product MKWDARADEFDHSQRTKGSELADRVTEMLLTKGLLTGFDVLDVGGGTGRYAVPFAAYAKKVVMTDISGKMLERAKENATLTKRPNIECVRLDWAAADVAAVGWERRFDLVFASMCPAARSREGIDRMSLASRGSCLLNQMIESKDSVADLLKDTLGLRPSYDPHNDRDSVQAFFNILWLQGFEPEVAYLKEREDRSLSVEEAVSRYSRRFGEVATEKGLDLRGFLAGCAENGHVRVKSRTTLALVLWRAGSGADA is encoded by the coding sequence GTGAAGTGGGATGCCCGGGCGGACGAGTTCGATCATTCACAGAGGACGAAGGGATCGGAGCTCGCCGACAGGGTGACGGAAATGCTGCTGACGAAAGGGCTGCTGACGGGCTTCGACGTCCTGGACGTGGGCGGAGGGACGGGACGGTACGCCGTGCCTTTCGCGGCGTACGCGAAGAAGGTCGTCATGACCGACATCTCGGGGAAAATGCTGGAACGGGCGAAGGAGAACGCCACGCTCACGAAACGCCCTAACATCGAATGCGTCAGGCTCGACTGGGCGGCTGCCGACGTGGCGGCTGTCGGATGGGAGCGGCGCTTCGATCTGGTTTTCGCCTCCATGTGCCCCGCCGCACGGAGCAGGGAGGGAATCGACAGAATGTCCCTGGCTTCCCGAGGGTCCTGCCTTCTCAACCAGATGATCGAATCGAAGGACTCCGTCGCCGATCTGCTGAAAGACACGCTGGGGCTCCGTCCTTCATACGATCCGCACAACGACAGGGATTCCGTTCAGGCCTTCTTCAACATCCTCTGGCTTCAGGGGTTCGAACCGGAGGTCGCCTACCTGAAAGAGCGGGAAGATCGGTCGCTCTCCGTGGAAGAGGCGGTATCGCGCTACTCGCGCCGGTTCGGCGAAGTCGCGACGGAGAAGGGGCTGGATTTGAGGGGATTTCTCGCGGGCTGCGCCGAGAACGGGCACGTGAGAGTGAAAAGCCGGACGACGCTCGCCCTGGTTCTGTGGCGTGCAGGTTCGGGCGCCGATGCGTAA
- a CDS encoding ABC transporter permease — MGKRYFVVLFVIVAANFFLPRLMPGDPFEFLSVEDGDVSAAFTEEQIALYKAYYGFDKPLHTQFLQYLKGILRGDLGYSIHYKASVAGMIGARIPWTAFIVVSALALSSFVGTVLGTVSAGLRDSPADRCMYCVMMAFSEIPSFLLGMLLLIFLAARLGWFPLSGGSTAFVVFSSPFERVADLLHHAVLPVLTLALAGTGNFYLLARSSMLTVLTKDYIRTARAKGLSKRRILFRHALRNALPPIIARFFLSMGGLFGGAVLVENVFAYPGMGRLMRDAVLARDYVLAQGIFLAIAMMVLLMNWAADVLHRKLDPRVG, encoded by the coding sequence ATGGGGAAGCGCTATTTTGTCGTGCTGTTCGTCATCGTTGCGGCGAACTTCTTCCTGCCGAGGTTGATGCCCGGCGATCCCTTCGAGTTCCTTTCGGTGGAGGACGGCGATGTCAGCGCCGCCTTCACCGAGGAGCAGATAGCGCTGTACAAAGCGTACTACGGCTTCGACAAACCTCTGCACACACAGTTTTTACAGTACCTGAAAGGAATCCTGAGGGGCGACCTCGGATACAGTATCCATTATAAGGCGAGCGTCGCGGGAATGATCGGCGCGCGGATTCCCTGGACCGCGTTCATCGTGGTCAGCGCGCTCGCTTTGAGCAGTTTCGTCGGCACCGTCCTGGGAACGGTATCCGCGGGGCTTCGCGATAGCCCGGCGGACAGGTGCATGTATTGCGTCATGATGGCCTTCTCCGAGATCCCGTCCTTTCTTCTCGGAATGCTGCTGCTGATCTTTCTGGCGGCAAGGCTCGGCTGGTTCCCCCTTTCCGGAGGATCGACGGCGTTCGTCGTCTTTTCGTCGCCCTTCGAGCGCGTCGCGGATCTGCTGCACCACGCCGTCCTGCCCGTCCTCACGTTGGCGCTCGCCGGGACGGGAAACTTCTACCTCCTCGCAAGGAGCAGCATGCTGACGGTGCTCACGAAGGACTATATCCGCACGGCGAGGGCCAAGGGGTTGTCGAAGAGGCGCATCCTCTTCCGGCACGCGCTCAGAAACGCCCTGCCTCCGATCATCGCCCGCTTCTTTCTGAGCATGGGAGGTCTGTTCGGCGGGGCGGTGCTGGTCGAAAATGTCTTCGCCTACCCGGGAATGGGGCGTTTGATGCGGGATGCCGTGCTGGCCCGCGACTACGTGCTGGCGCAAGGAATCTTTCTGGCGATCGCGATGATGGTGCTGCTGATGAATTGGGCGGCGGACGTGCTCCACCGGAAGCTCGATCCAAGGGTGGGGTAG
- the larB gene encoding nickel pincer cofactor biosynthesis protein LarB: MDERELHLLADRLKRGEITVEAFTDSLRELPFRDLGEVKLDTHRALRNGFSEIVYCPGKSSDQLLRIASALAGGSGPALFSRMTEEQHRLLLPVLPELEYLPSARMGRHWPRRDRPHRGRVLVVTGGSSDVPVAEEAAVTAETMGCAVERLFDVGVAGLHRLLAHFGSLQAAGAIVAVAGMDGALPGVVAGLVSVPVVAVPTSVGYGAAFGGLAPLLTMLNACALGVTVVNIDNGVGGGYGAALMAGPTDRRREGGNR, encoded by the coding sequence ATGGACGAACGCGAGCTGCACCTCCTGGCCGACAGACTGAAGCGGGGCGAGATCACCGTCGAGGCCTTCACCGACTCCCTACGGGAGCTGCCCTTCCGCGATCTGGGCGAGGTGAAGCTCGACACCCACAGGGCCCTGCGCAACGGCTTTTCGGAGATCGTCTACTGCCCCGGCAAGTCGTCGGACCAACTCCTCCGCATCGCCTCGGCCCTGGCCGGAGGCTCCGGTCCGGCCCTTTTCTCCCGCATGACCGAGGAACAGCATCGTCTGCTCCTTCCCGTCCTGCCCGAACTGGAGTATCTCCCGTCGGCGCGGATGGGCCGTCACTGGCCGCGGCGCGACAGGCCCCATCGGGGGCGGGTCCTCGTCGTCACAGGAGGCAGCAGCGACGTCCCCGTCGCCGAAGAGGCGGCCGTGACGGCCGAGACGATGGGATGCGCCGTCGAGCGCCTCTTCGACGTGGGCGTCGCCGGCCTTCACCGCCTCCTGGCCCATTTCGGGTCCCTTCAGGCCGCCGGGGCCATCGTCGCCGTGGCGGGAATGGACGGAGCCCTTCCCGGCGTCGTCGCCGGTCTCGTCTCCGTTCCCGTCGTGGCCGTTCCCACCAGCGTGGGCTACGGGGCGGCCTTCGGGGGACTGGCTCCTCTTCTGACCATGCTCAACGCCTGTGCCCTGGGCGTCACTGTCGTCAACATCGACAACGGCGTCGGAGGCGGCTACGGGGCGGCTCTCATGGCCGGTCCCACAGACCGGCGGCGCGAAGGAGGCAACCGATGA
- the larC gene encoding nickel pincer cofactor biosynthesis protein LarC produces the protein MKRTLYLNCFAGISGDMMLGLLLDLLDETDPGSRLAGLALDGWRVTAERGLRSGLSGVDVKVLSDEGHVHRGLSDVLDIIGRSDLSPAVADRAARAFRMLAQAEGAVHGLSPEAIHFHEVGAVDALVDIVGALTLMEALSPDAIVASSVNVGGGTVRCAHGELPVPAPATLKLLEGVPVHSRGEAMERTTPTGAVLLRLFVDRYGPMPDGVIVRSGYGLGDRDSDLPNLLQGVILDVSSSVPSAPSPLSRGEEPSSHHGHSHAAHHHHGHEEGQGHEPHGPSFHHHGDGAVGPESVPTDPHRQP, from the coding sequence ATGAAACGCACTCTCTACCTCAACTGTTTTGCCGGAATCAGCGGCGACATGATGCTCGGCCTTCTCCTCGATCTTCTCGACGAGACCGATCCGGGCTCCCGCCTGGCGGGACTGGCTCTCGACGGGTGGCGCGTCACCGCCGAGAGGGGCCTCCGGTCGGGCCTTTCCGGCGTCGACGTCAAGGTCCTCTCCGACGAGGGCCATGTCCACCGGGGGCTCTCCGATGTCCTCGACATCATCGGGCGGAGCGACCTGAGTCCCGCCGTCGCCGACAGGGCGGCCCGGGCCTTTCGGATGCTGGCCCAGGCCGAGGGGGCCGTCCACGGCCTGAGTCCCGAAGCGATCCACTTCCACGAGGTGGGGGCCGTCGACGCCCTCGTCGACATCGTCGGGGCCCTGACCCTCATGGAGGCCCTCTCGCCCGACGCGATCGTCGCCTCGTCGGTCAACGTCGGCGGCGGGACGGTCCGTTGCGCCCATGGCGAGCTGCCCGTTCCCGCTCCGGCGACGCTGAAGCTCCTCGAAGGCGTCCCCGTCCATTCCCGGGGAGAGGCCATGGAACGGACGACGCCGACGGGAGCCGTCCTTTTGCGCCTTTTCGTCGACCGCTACGGCCCCATGCCGGACGGCGTCATCGTCAGAAGCGGCTACGGCCTGGGCGATCGCGACTCGGACCTGCCCAACCTCCTTCAGGGCGTGATACTCGACGTCTCCTCCTCCGTCCCCTCCGCTCCTTCCCCCCTTTCCCGCGGCGAGGAACCCTCGTCCCACCACGGTCATTCTCACGCCGCGCATCACCATCACGGCCACGAAGAGGGGCAGGGCCACGAACCTCACGGACCCTCTTTCCATCACCACGGCGACGGAGCGGTGGGGCCCGAGAGCGTGCCGACCGATCCCCACCGCCAGCCCTGA
- the larC2 gene encoding nickel pincer cofactor biosynthesis protein LarC2 yields MHHQRHPRRQGDGPIGGPSGPASHGRHGGRRRLTGRGAAGRTSRRAPAFFERRQEAVLLLVNADNVTGEGLPHLIDGLMARGATSVHAVPVMTKKGRSGFLFFVDAPEAALDSLGAFLALELDTLGMRVFEPRHVAFGPLRRGVVSVEREGIPVGLISAKIIAGEGELPLSCKAEYGDMERFLKGPGSGGLLSFKTLKAAVELALTGGETLSVGPWRFCPRKEEASDERDCRSDGEP; encoded by the coding sequence CTGCATCACCAGCGCCATCCCCGGCGCCAAGGAGACGGCCCGATCGGTGGCCCGTCTGGCCCTGCGTCTCATGGCCGACATGGAGGACGTCGACGCCTGACCGGCAGGGGCGCGGCGGGAAGGACCTCCCGTCGCGCCCCTGCCTTTTTCGAGAGGAGGCAAGAGGCGGTGCTGCTTCTCGTCAATGCCGACAACGTCACAGGTGAAGGCCTTCCCCACCTCATCGACGGCCTCATGGCCCGAGGAGCCACCAGCGTCCATGCCGTGCCGGTCATGACGAAAAAGGGGCGGAGCGGCTTTCTCTTCTTCGTCGACGCCCCCGAGGCGGCCCTCGACAGTCTGGGGGCCTTCCTGGCCCTCGAGCTGGACACGCTGGGCATGCGCGTCTTCGAGCCCCGCCACGTCGCCTTCGGCCCCCTTCGTCGGGGCGTCGTCTCCGTCGAAAGGGAGGGCATCCCCGTCGGCCTGATCTCGGCCAAGATCATCGCAGGAGAGGGGGAACTCCCCCTCTCCTGCAAGGCCGAATATGGCGACATGGAACGCTTCCTCAAGGGGCCCGGTTCGGGCGGTCTCCTCTCCTTCAAGACCCTCAAGGCCGCCGTCGAACTGGCCCTGACCGGGGGAGAGACCCTGTCCGTCGGGCCCTGGCGCTTCTGCCCCCGGAAAGAGGAGGCCTCCGACGAACGGGACTGTCGGTCCGACGGAGAGCCGTAG
- the folP gene encoding dihydropteroate synthase has translation MKGRSRAEVTRWVELASLWEACAPKPGNVNRRFDFVDATLPDFLSSAAVAAEALRGLRTWRVGPMVHRAVRARRATVATNTNLGMLLLLAPLALAATKGPRGSLREETGLVLASLDGEDSRLVYEAIRLASPGGLGRSEKDDVAEKAPTSLIEAMKEAADRDAVAREYATDFSATFDIVLPGLRAALEGGSTLSQAIVEVFLSTLALIPDSLIARKEGIERARDVSRRAARLLDRCRRAPDPDALARFDGELRAFGNRLNPGATADLVAGALFALLAEGPWNEAQLLARWTSKGTATARRESPPPKVFRSFCPLPRGERTLSFPHGELPLGRRTLLMAIVNVTADSFHEASRVGTVDEALDRARAMVAQGADMIDIGGQSTRPGAPLVDEEEEMSRLLPVVRALRSALPGTILSVDTARSRVAARALADGADLVNDVTALDDPDMAAVVAEAGVPVVLMHGRGRAIPEGESDPLPFVAAFLAERVGRALDAGIARDRILIDPGIGFGKRRSQSRALLGRIDELRSWGFPLLIGHSRKALVGDGGPEGRLEETLAVTALCAEKGVDILRVHDVAANARVLRTLAAIKKEGDS, from the coding sequence TTGAAGGGGCGGAGCCGCGCCGAGGTGACGCGCTGGGTCGAGCTGGCCTCTCTCTGGGAGGCCTGCGCCCCCAAGCCGGGCAACGTGAACCGGAGGTTCGACTTCGTCGACGCGACCCTTCCCGACTTCCTCTCGAGCGCCGCCGTCGCCGCCGAGGCCCTGAGGGGGCTCAGGACGTGGCGCGTCGGTCCCATGGTCCACCGAGCCGTCAGGGCCCGGAGGGCGACGGTGGCGACCAACACCAACCTGGGCATGCTTCTCCTCCTGGCTCCCCTCGCCCTGGCGGCCACGAAAGGTCCCCGAGGCAGCCTGAGAGAGGAGACGGGCCTCGTCCTGGCCTCTCTCGACGGCGAGGACAGCCGTCTCGTCTACGAGGCCATCCGCCTGGCCTCGCCGGGAGGACTGGGGCGGTCGGAGAAGGACGACGTGGCGGAAAAGGCGCCGACCTCCCTGATCGAGGCCATGAAAGAGGCCGCCGACCGCGACGCCGTCGCCCGGGAGTACGCGACGGACTTCTCGGCCACCTTCGATATCGTCCTGCCCGGACTCAGGGCCGCCCTCGAAGGGGGCTCGACGCTCTCTCAGGCCATCGTCGAGGTCTTCCTCTCCACCCTGGCCCTGATTCCCGACAGCCTCATCGCCCGGAAGGAGGGGATCGAAAGGGCCCGCGACGTCTCCCGTCGGGCCGCCCGACTCCTCGACCGATGCCGTCGTGCCCCCGATCCCGACGCCCTGGCCCGTTTCGACGGCGAGTTGCGCGCCTTCGGCAACCGCCTCAACCCGGGGGCGACGGCCGATCTCGTCGCGGGAGCCCTCTTCGCCCTTCTCGCCGAGGGGCCCTGGAACGAGGCCCAGCTCCTGGCCCGATGGACCTCGAAGGGCACGGCGACGGCCCGTCGCGAGTCCCCTCCCCCGAAGGTCTTCCGCTCCTTTTGTCCCCTTCCGCGAGGGGAAAGGACCCTTTCCTTCCCTCACGGCGAGCTTCCCCTCGGCCGGAGGACCCTTCTCATGGCCATCGTCAACGTCACGGCCGACTCCTTTCATGAGGCCAGTCGCGTCGGGACTGTCGACGAGGCCCTGGATCGGGCCAGAGCGATGGTGGCCCAGGGAGCCGACATGATTGATATCGGCGGCCAGTCGACGCGGCCCGGGGCGCCCCTTGTCGACGAAGAGGAGGAGATGAGCCGTCTTCTCCCTGTCGTCAGGGCCCTCCGGTCGGCCCTGCCCGGGACGATCCTCTCCGTCGACACGGCCCGATCCCGCGTCGCCGCCCGGGCCCTGGCCGATGGAGCGGACCTCGTCAACGACGTGACGGCTCTCGACGATCCCGACATGGCCGCCGTCGTCGCCGAGGCGGGCGTGCCCGTCGTCCTCATGCACGGCAGGGGAAGGGCCATTCCCGAGGGGGAGAGCGACCCCCTCCCTTTCGTCGCCGCCTTCCTGGCAGAGCGCGTCGGGAGGGCCCTCGACGCCGGAATCGCCCGGGACCGGATCCTCATCGATCCCGGCATCGGCTTCGGCAAGAGGCGCTCTCAGAGTCGTGCCCTGCTGGGGAGGATCGACGAACTCCGCAGCTGGGGGTTCCCCCTCCTCATCGGCCATTCCCGGAAGGCCCTCGTCGGCGACGGAGGGCCCGAGGGGAGGCTGGAGGAGACCCTGGCCGTCACGGCCCTCTGCGCCGAGAAGGGCGTCGACATCCTCCGCGTTCACGACGTGGCCGCCAACGCCCGAGTCCTCCGCACCCTGGCGGCCATTAAAAAAGAGGGAGACTCTTGA